GAGTTCATATTATCTGTATATTCTCGTGAGCACCTTTCTTCACCCTGCAAAAATGGGCTCTTGACTAACTCTCAATGGATTTCAACTGAGGCTACTGTTATATTATCCTACTACTTTCACTTTggttaatgaatttttttttctctcaatggATTTCAACTGAGGCTACTGTTATATTATCCTATTACTTTGTCTTTGGTTAAtgatttttctctctctttggtTGGCTTCTTTTGCATAATCAATGCATATTATAGGATACCTACTTCTCAGCATCAGGGTCGCATCGTAGTACTGATTCAGGGAATAGCTTTGGCAGGAAAGATTCTTCCCCTAAAAACAGCTTTAATGGGAATGGGGGGAAATGTGCCGGAATGCAAGATTCAACAGGTTCCCACATTAGTCCAACTAATGGTGCAAGTCCTATGCAAGAACTTATAGGATCAAACCCATCATCGTTCAACTCTAGGTCCTCAGGTTCCTCAGTACACAATAGTATGACCTCATGGATGTCGAATGATCGATTTACGGCACCATCACCGAAGCAATCTGATTCTTCAAAAGAACTTGTTGAAGCTGCTGAAGAAGAAATAGAGGAACTCCATGATGAAGTTAAGATGTGGGAGAGACATTCTAGGCGATTGAAGCTTGATCTCGAGAATTTAAAGAAGGAAATATCTGATAAATCTAAGCATCAAACAAACCTGGATAGGCAACTTTCAGCTGCATACAGTGAATGTGATTCTTTGAGGTTAGAAGTTGAACAACTGAAAGCTGCACTACATAAGTTGACGTTGAAAGATTCAGATGTTGGAGTTAAGAAAAGTGAAGGTATGCATTATGTACAGACGGAGCTGGAGGatgagctgaaatttcagaaagaCACCAATTATGATTTAACTCAACAGTTGAGGAAAACACAAGAATCAAACATTGAGCTTGTCTCCATCCTTCAGGAATTAGAAGAGATGATAGAGAAACAGAGGTTGGAGATAGCTGACCAGTCACAAAAAAACCACATAGATGAAGACGAACAACTCAAGAATAAAAATTCTCTAGATAATCAGGTTGAATGGGAGAGAAAACTAGCACAGAAAGAAGATCAAATTCTTATGCTGGAGGAAAGGTTATCCAACATTGTGAAGAATCAGGGGCACAATGGAAGCTATTCTGATTATGAAATACGTGAAATTGAGGTCCTTAAAGCTAAAATAAATGATCTAGAGAGGGATTGCACTGAGCTTACTGATGAAAACCTAGATCTTATTTTTAAGTTGAAGGAATTAAGCAAGGATACTTCAAAGGAGCCTCAAAATatagaaaagaaaaccaaacccAACGGTATTAATGTAGATGAACTTCAGTCTCAATTGTTGCTAAGGGAACAAGAGAGAGATAGACTCCAACAGTCTAACTGGGAATTAGAAGATCTTATTTCCACTATCCAGAAGGAGAAATCTCAAGTGGAAGAAGAGTTGGTTTCTGTGCGTAAAGAATGTATAGATACTATAAAACACTTGCAAGATGTGGAGCATGATTTGGAAGTGCTTAGGGGTAGCATGGAATTTCATTCTTCTGCTGATGAGACTCTTGAAAGAAGGTTGGCAGAGCTCGAAAGAAACAAAACGGAGTTAGAATTGTACATAACTCAGATAGAACAGGAAAATGTTGAGCTATCAGAAATTGTTTCTGGTTTAGAAGCCCAGTTTAGACACGTAACTAATGAGAAAGAATCTGTCCGATTGGAACTAGAAGACACAAGCTCACTTACTGCTAATTTGAAGAATGAAGTTGAACATCAAACAGTGGAAGTGGAGATGAAGAAAGCAGAACTAAAACAGAAACTACAAGAGACAGAGAACCACTTATCAGAAGTGTTAGAGGGTTCTGATCTTTTAAGTCAATCAAACTCAAAACTGCAGGCTACCATTGAAAGTCTTACTGAAGAGTGCAGTTCTCTTCACAAACTAACTGAAAAGTTAAAGAGTCAGGACCTAGAGTCGCATCTACAGGTTACACTTCTCGAGATTGAATTGGATGAAAAGAGATATGATTTCTATAAGCAAGTTGAACTGTTAGAACTGAAGCTTGCTTCGATTCAAACAGGCACTGAATCAAAGGAGAAATCACTGCTGTCCCAACTCGACCAAATTTTGGAAGAACACAAGGAGCATGGAGAAAGAATAGCAAAGGCACTCATTTTATTAAACAAGATTGAATTAGAGAAAGCAATTGAAGTGGAAAATCTTGAGAAAGAGATATCTAACCTTGCTGCACAAAAGTCCTCAAATTTTGGTGACCTAGAAAAAATAGCATCAGATGAAGTGCATGAAGCGTCTGTCCTCCGTTCTgataaagctaaacttgaatggAATCTTCAAGAAGCCAATTCAAAAATAAAGCTTTATGAGACTGACTTGCAGAATTTCCGTCAAGAGTCTGAGAATAAGATTGCAGGATTAATAGATTTACTTAATGCGTCCAAACAGAGTGAGGAAACGCTAATGGCTGATATAGAGCACATTCATCAAGCAATTGAAAGTGTTAAGTACAGTGAAGAGAAATATATAAATATGGAGAATGAAGGAGAATTGAATATTAAAGCTTCTCAAGCAGTTGAAGTGATTCCCCCTTCAACGGTTGAAGTGAAAAAATTAATTCATCTTCGGAATTCAATATTAGGCCTTAAAAACTCTTTTGATGATGCCAACTCTGAAAAGCAGAAGTTGGTAGGTCTATTGAAGTCATTGTCTGAAGAATATGAAGAACTGAAGGGAGAGAAAGAGTCCTTGACGGAGAGAGTGGCTAATATGCTAAAGGCTATATCTAACAGTGAAGAGGATAGGCACAACAGGATGGTCTTGGAAGAAAAAATTTTGCGATTAGAAAATGACTTGCTGCTAAAAGAAGCATCATGCTCTCAGGAGGCAGAGTTGAAGAACAAACTTAATCTGTTGAAACAGACAAATAGTGAATACGAAAGAAAGATTGAAAGTCTTGAGCGGGAGAATCATGAGCTGATGAATAAAATTCAGACAGTGGAGAAGGAACTCATGCTGCCAAGAACATCCCTTCGGCAGGAGAAAGTGAGTAGTTTGTTAGCCATGCCTCTTCTTCTATCCTACATTTGCAATTTTAATGAGCGACATTATAAAGTCATTTTGATTTACCAGGAAGTTAATCATGGTCCAGAGATTTCAACTGAAGCTGAAACTCAGGATGTGGAGGCAAATagaaaggatcaaatacaacTTAAAAGGTAATATTTGAACTTCAGAAGGATTTCCTCATCTCAATAAGTTTCTTTATGAAGTCTCCGTTCCAATTTGTCTCTTACTACTTGTTTACCTAAATGGATGAACAGAAAGAGAGGGGAAGGTGAGAGAGACAAATTTTACCCACAAAAACAAAAACTGTCCATGTGCTGTATAGTTTCTTTCATTCTAACCTCTTCCCTCCTATCATCTACACGAGTAAATAAAACACAGAAGTGCATCCTATTATCAGTCCAGACACCTTATCCAGCTTGCCATTGAGATAGAGCGACTTAGGTATGGTTCCCCCTTTTTGGATTGCCATCGAGATAGATGCAGTTCAAGTCTGTGTTCTATCCATAAATGGCTCTATTCCCTTAGGTTGTAATTCAACCAACAAACAGAGACCTTGACGGCTTGTCTTATAGCGGCAAAAAACATAGACATTCTCCTTTTGAACCACAGTCATTTGATGGCAAGCTACAATTTGACTTCTTCAATCGAGATTATTCCTGATTTTAGATTCACTGTTTACAGAGCGATCACAGAGAAGCAAGCTGGCCAACTGGACATTCCTGACAAAAATGTAAATGCCGACTTTGAAAGAATAGCATCTTTAGAAACGGAGCTAAGGGAGATGAGAGAGCGGTACCTTAACGTTAGCCTCCAATATGCTCAAGTGGAAGCTCAGCGTGAAGAACTAGTAATGCAGCTTAAATCTGTGAAAAAGGAGAAGAGGTGGTTCTCATGAAACTGGTTCAAATTCTTTTCCTTgtagtttataattttttttttttttttttttttttttgctatcatTCATTTGATCATTTCTTCCTCAAATTATCACAAGAATGTGAGTAGTATCtgggagaaaaaaataaatagtcTTTCTGTTTACTGCAAAAACTTTATACTTGAAATGCCATAATTTGTACAATGCAAAGTCTTCCTCGTTTTCTCCTTTGTAAAGTGTTCATAGTTAACAAATTTATACTCAGTTTACTCTAGCATGAATGACTAATGGATGGATTAGATGGAAGGATAAATTTACAATCTATCCATAGATGAACCCTTAGTCAGATTTGGATATAATGACATTTTCTTCCTTTCGTCTCTCtcgtaaattttcaacttcatcgTCCTCTTGAGGTGAGCTTCCGTCCTATTTGCACGCTCATGGCTTGTTTGTGAACCCACCGATCCAGACCATAAGCTCGTGTTTGACTGTGCGAGGTTATTGGTGACCAAGAGTCTATATACGGACGGTGAGTCGGGCACCATATCATTCCTTATCTATAGAAATGATATGGTGTCTGACTCACTGTCCACGTCTGTTTTCGTGACTGAGACGACTCGGGAGGTCTTGAATCACTCAGGATGCCCTGAATAGAAGATTAGATTCTCTGGTTAGAAAATAGGTCAGGAGAtagaattatttaaaattatggcCGGAAGTGAGCAACTGTCTTTATCCCTTTGTGTTATAGGCAAAGTAATTTgactttttttctccttttttacaGTGAATTTTTATCTATAAGAAGATCCATATTTAAGTTTTAGTCGTCCTCTCGGAACGGTCTAGTTgctagcgcatgaggtattgTCCTCTCGGAACGGTCTAGTTgctagcgcatgaggtattgACATCATAAGATCTGAGGTTCGAATGTATTTATAGATAAAAAGATTAGTAGTCGGACGTTGGGACGAACGTATTTATCTTTTTACCATCATGattaagtttcggccacaattaTTGTGACTGAAAAAATACCAGCCAAAAAGCCCATTACTGAGCCCAACCCATAACGACGAGATAATAAGAGACAAAAATGAGGGGATAAAGTTCCTCTGTTGCTCAAAGGCCAAATCCACCGCCGCCGTCGACGCCGCAGTAGATCGGACCAgctccacatggccgtgtcccTCACCACCCGTTTCATTCCCTCGCTCTCATCCCCGAAGCCGCCCGCCCCGAAGCTCCTCCTCCCTTCCCAGGTATCAcaatcctcttcctcctcttctctcgtCGACGTCCCTGCGATTTGATTTGTGGTTGGGTGGGTGGATAATCGCGCAGGCAATCGGTGGGCGGTGGAGTTGCCGGAAGAAGGGCGGGGTGCACCCGGAGTTCTACGAGGACGCGAAGGTGTACTGCAACGGGGAGCTGGTGATGACGACGGGCGGTACGCAGCGGGAGTACTCGGTGGACGTCTGGTCCG
Above is a window of Zingiber officinale cultivar Zhangliang unplaced genomic scaffold, Zo_v1.1 ctg51, whole genome shotgun sequence DNA encoding:
- the LOC122037472 gene encoding interaptin-like isoform X1, translated to MFKLHRHRSNRLEEKARFMFSSLQAIKVPRGWDRLVLSLISMESGKVLAKTGKATVRSGNCQWTDAETLWVSQDDASQDLEKCQFKILVSLASSRATILGEVILRLADYMGKEDSGLLFLPLKKCDAGTTLQVKIHYSSPKSKLRVGQSWKEMDLYPKHQSNTDDIDGKSHGSDHRFNSSVRDPSNQLSNTYPEETEDMDTYFSASGSHRSTDSGNSFGRKDSSPKNSFNGNGGKCAGMQDSTGSHISPTNGASPMQELIGSNPSSFNSRSSGSSVHNSMTSWMSNDRFTAPSPKQSDSSKELVEAAEEEIEELHDEVKMWERHSRRLKLDLENLKKEISDKSKHQTNLDRQLSAAYSECDSLRLEVEQLKAALHKLTLKDSDVGVKKSEGMHYVQTELEDELKFQKDTNYDLTQQLRKTQESNIELVSILQELEEMIEKQRLEIADQSQKNHIDEDEQLKNKNSLDNQVEWERKLAQKEDQILMLEERLSNIVKNQGHNGSYSDYEIREIEVLKAKINDLERDCTELTDENLDLIFKLKELSKDTSKEPQNIEKKTKPNGINVDELQSQLLLREQERDRLQQSNWELEDLISTIQKEKSQVEEELVSVRKECIDTIKHLQDVEHDLEVLRGSMEFHSSADETLERRLAELERNKTELELYITQIEQENVELSEIVSGLEAQFRHVTNEKESVRLELEDTSSLTANLKNEVEHQTVEVEMKKAELKQKLQETENHLSEVLEGSDLLSQSNSKLQATIESLTEECSSLHKLTEKLKSQDLESHLQVTLLEIELDEKRYDFYKQVELLELKLASIQTGTESKEKSLLSQLDQILEEHKEHGERIAKALILLNKIELEKAIEVENLEKEISNLAAQKSSNFGDLEKIASDEVHEASVLRSDKAKLEWNLQEANSKIKLYETDLQNFRQESENKIAGLIDLLNASKQSEETLMADIEHIHQAIESVKYSEEKYINMENEGELNIKASQAVEVIPPSTVEVKKLIHLRNSILGLKNSFDDANSEKQKLVGLLKSLSEEYEELKGEKESLTERVANMLKAISNSEEDRHNRMVLEEKILRLENDLLLKEASCSQEAELKNKLNLLKQTNSEYERKIESLERENHELMNKIQTVEKELMLPRTSLRQEKEVNHGPEISTEAETQDVEANRKDQIQLKRAITEKQAGQLDIPDKNVNADFERIASLETELREMRERYLNVSLQYAQVEAQREELVMQLKSVKKEKRWFS
- the LOC122037472 gene encoding interaptin-like isoform X2 — protein: MQDSTGSHISPTNGASPMQELIGSNPSSFNSRSSGSSVHNSMTSWMSNDRFTAPSPKQSDSSKELVEAAEEEIEELHDEVKMWERHSRRLKLDLENLKKEISDKSKHQTNLDRQLSAAYSECDSLRLEVEQLKAALHKLTLKDSDVGVKKSEGMHYVQTELEDELKFQKDTNYDLTQQLRKTQESNIELVSILQELEEMIEKQRLEIADQSQKNHIDEDEQLKNKNSLDNQVEWERKLAQKEDQILMLEERLSNIVKNQGHNGSYSDYEIREIEVLKAKINDLERDCTELTDENLDLIFKLKELSKDTSKEPQNIEKKTKPNGINVDELQSQLLLREQERDRLQQSNWELEDLISTIQKEKSQVEEELVSVRKECIDTIKHLQDVEHDLEVLRGSMEFHSSADETLERRLAELERNKTELELYITQIEQENVELSEIVSGLEAQFRHVTNEKESVRLELEDTSSLTANLKNEVEHQTVEVEMKKAELKQKLQETENHLSEVLEGSDLLSQSNSKLQATIESLTEECSSLHKLTEKLKSQDLESHLQVTLLEIELDEKRYDFYKQVELLELKLASIQTGTESKEKSLLSQLDQILEEHKEHGERIAKALILLNKIELEKAIEVENLEKEISNLAAQKSSNFGDLEKIASDEVHEASVLRSDKAKLEWNLQEANSKIKLYETDLQNFRQESENKIAGLIDLLNASKQSEETLMADIEHIHQAIESVKYSEEKYINMENEGELNIKASQAVEVIPPSTVEVKKLIHLRNSILGLKNSFDDANSEKQKLVGLLKSLSEEYEELKGEKESLTERVANMLKAISNSEEDRHNRMVLEEKILRLENDLLLKEASCSQEAELKNKLNLLKQTNSEYERKIESLERENHELMNKIQTVEKELMLPRTSLRQEKEVNHGPEISTEAETQDVEANRKDQIQLKRAITEKQAGQLDIPDKNVNADFERIASLETELREMRERYLNVSLQYAQVEAQREELVMQLKSVKKEKRWFS
- the LOC122037471 gene encoding 50S ribosomal protein L31, chloroplastic-like produces the protein MAVSLTTRFIPSLSSPKPPAPKLLLPSQAIGGRWSCRKKGGVHPEFYEDAKVYCNGELVMTTGGTQREYSVDVWSGNHPFYLGSRSALAVEDDQVEKFRKKYGQLSSLMEIPVLKHGEIVLPQRKKSGGKGKGKK